One genomic segment of Leishmania major strain Friedlin complete genome, chromosome 8 includes these proteins:
- a CDS encoding putative signal peptidase type I yields the protein MREHIDTLLSLRIRDVVQQVVTISLFLSVVLVGWRGAAVITNCEASIVVVLSGSMEPGYHRGDVLLLHHRPEYPVEVGDIIVYTLPGQDIPIVHRVHRIHERAEDHKRLYLTKGDNNMNDDRFLFHDGREWVEQDMIIGKTFAYVPRIGYLTIVFNESKTIKYVALALLGFFMLTSTQEL from the coding sequence ATGCGCGAGCACATTGACACGCTGCTGTCCCTGCGCATTCGCGATGTCGTGCAACAAGTCGTCACTATTAGCCTCTTCCTGAGCGTCGTCCTCGTTGgctggcgcggcgcggcggtgatcACCAACTGCGAGGCCAGCATCGTCGTGGTGCTGAGCGGGAGTATGGAGCCTGGCTACCATCGCGGCGAtgtgctcctgctgcaccatCGCCCCGAGTACCCGGTGGAGGTGGGCGACATCATCGTCTACACGCTGCCGGGACAGGACATTCCTATTGTGCACCGCGTCCACCGCATCCACGAGCGTGCCGAGGATCATAAAAGACTATACCTGACGAAGGGCGACAACAACATGAATGACGACCGCTTTCTCTTCCATGACGGGCGGGAGTGGGTGGAGCAGGACATGATTATCGGCAAGACGTTCGCCTACGTGCCACGCATCGGGTACCTGACCATCGTGTTTAACGAGTCAAAAACTATCAAGTACGTTGCGCTGGCTCTCTTGGGCTTCTTTATGCTGACCTCCACACAGGAGCTGTAA
- a CDS encoding putative small ubiquitin protein produces MEHPEHSNQRPEGNNNTEAPAPVKAEAAAAVSAQQISLKVVNADGAEMFFKIKRGTQLKKLIDAYCKKQGISRGSVRFLFDGAPIDEMKTPEDLGMEDDDVIDAMVEQTGGSAVRQL; encoded by the coding sequence ATGGAGCATCCGGAGCACAGCAACCAGCGCCCGGAAGGGAACAACAATACCGAAGCACCGGCGCCAGTGAAAgcggaggccgccgctgccgtgtcgGCACAGCAGATATCGCTGAAGGTCGTcaacgccgacggcgcggagaTGTTCTTCAAGATCAAGCGAGGGACGCAGCTGAAGAAGCTGATCGACGCGTACTGCAAGAAGCAGGGCATCTCCCGCGGGAGCGTTCGCTTCTTGTTCGACGGCGCACCGATCGATGAGATGAAGACGCCCGAGGATTTGGGGatggaggacgacgacgtgATTGATGCCATGGTAGAGCAGACCGGCGGGTCTGCGGTGAGGCAGCTGTGA